TGGCCGGTTCACCGCCGCGGCGGCCTGTCCCGATTATCAGGTCGACCCGTCGGTCGAGCAGCTCGTCGCCAAGAAGCGCACGGACGACCTCGAGAAGCGGGCGACCATCGTCGCGCGCGCCAAGATCCGCGACGATCGCGAGAAGGCGTGGGAAGATCGCGAGGAGGCGATCGCCGGCTTCTTCTCGCGCGCCCGCGCCGACAGCGACGAGACCAAGACCGGCGCCGGCGATGCGCCGAGCACCGAGGCCGCCGCGACCGCGACCGCGACCGCGACCGCGACCGGCGCCGGCGGTGCCGTGCCGGTCCCGCGCCAGGCGCCCGGCGGACAGCGGCCGGCGAACGCCTCGCCGGCGCCCGCCGCACCCGCGCCCGCGGTCGCATCCGTCGCCGGCACCACGACGCCCGAGACCGAGAGCCGCGACGCGCAGGCCCCCGTCGCCTCCACCGCGGGGGCGGAGGCGACCGCGCCGCTCGGCTATGCCGCCGAGGACGACGACGCCGGCTTCTTCTCCTCCGTCGCCAAGAGCAGCCGCGGCCTGTTCCGCTCCGCCGGCAAGCTCTTCAACTAACGCCGGACCCGGCACCGGCACCGACGCGAGCACCTACACGCACGCACGCGCGCGCCGCAGCCACGGCTCGCGCGCCGTGAAGCGCCGCCGGTTCAATCCAGCGTGACGGTGCGTCCGTCCGGTGTCTGGAACGTCAGCGCGATCGCCGGCGCGGCCGCGGGCTCGACCTGCGCGAGGTCTGCGATTTCGACCGACGCCAGGAAGGCTCGCACGGCGTCCGGGTCGGGCGTGCGCAGCGTGATCGCGGCGAGCTTCAGCCCCGCGTCCTGCATCGCCTCCGCCGGGTGCGGCTCGGCATCCCACTGGATGAACGAGGGCACCAGCCCGCCCAGCGCGGCGATCCCGGATTCGGCGACGGTGAGTGTCCACGTCAGCGACCCGCGGCTCAGCCGGCGCGGGGTGCCGATGTCGGCGCTGGCGAGGGCGGCGACGCGCTCCAGGTCGTCCGTGCGCACCACCCACGAGACCGGCGCGGGGCCGGCGGCGAGGCGCGCCTGCGTCGCCGCCTCGTCGAGCGCGAACCAGCGCGGATGGGCGGGGGCGGGCGCGGCCGGGTCGATGGCGATCAGCTCCAGGAATTCGCCCGGGCCGGTGCGGGTGAGGCGGTTGTGCGTGCCCATGTCCGGATGCTTGCCGCCGGGCGCGATGTCGACCCCCAGGTGCTCGCGCAGGGCGGCGGCGCCGGTCTCCAGCGTGGTCGCGCCGATGGCGACATGATCGATGACGTTGTGCATGGGACCCCTCCGCCGGCAGCGGCGGGCGCTTGGGGGCCGCCGTGTCGCATTCGTGCCGTCGATTTTTGATATATCGAACAGCGGTTCCAAATATTGGCACGCTGTGTTAGGGATCTCAAGTCGGCGCGAGAGGTGGTTCACCCACTATGACAGAGCGGTTGGACAGCACCTTGTCCAAGGGTCTGCTTATCCTGGAGGCGCTGGCCGCATCGCCCAAACCCCTCGGCATCACCGAGCTTGCGACCCTCCTCGCGATGAACAAGTCCAACGTTCACCGCCTGGTCAGCACGCTGCGCAAGATGGACTACGTGGTGCAGGATCCGGACCGCACCTACCGCGCCAGCCTCAAGCTCTGGCGCCTGGGGCATGCGTTGATGAGCCACCAGCGCATCGCCGAGCTCTGCGCTCCGGCGATGCACGGCCTGCTGGCGGCGACCGGGGAGACGGTGCACCTCTCGGTGCTCGACGGGGCGCGCGTCATCCAGATCGACAAGGTGGACGGGGGTCAGGCGCTGCGCACCTACACCGAGCAGGGCGAATCGGCCGAACTTCACCGCACCGCCTCCGGCAAGGTGCTGCTGGCCTACAACTATGACCGGTTGCGCCCCGTGGCGGTCCAGGCGCTCACCGTCCACACCGCCCGCACCATCGCCGACGCGGCCTCGCTCGATGCGGAGGTGGCGCAGATCCTCCGGCTCGGCTACGCGCGGCACCTGGGCGAATACCTGCCCGACGTCGCCGCCGTCGCGGCGCCGGTGGCGGACGCCCGCGGGGCGGTGATCGCCGCGATCACCGTATCCGGACCGGCCCAGCGGCTGACGCGCCAGCGCATCAAGGATCTCGCCCCGGTGGTGGTCGCGGCGGGGCGGGCGGCGTCCGAGGCGCTCGGCGCGCCGGCCGTCTGAGCTAGCGGACCACCAGCACCGGCACTTTGCACGACAGCATCATCTGCGACGTCGTCGACCCGACGAGGAGGTTGCGCACGCGGCTATGCCCGTACGCGCCCATCACCAAGAGGTCGATGCAGTGATCCTCGACATAGTCGGCGATGGCCTTCTCCGGCTCGCCGTCGACATGGTCGAACACCACCTTGCCGCTCCAGTTCAGTGCGTCCTCCGCCTGCTCCAGACGTTTCTCCGCCTCCGCCTTGTTGCCGGACACGGTGAGGATGTGGAGCTGCAGGTGGTCGTAGAGGGGGCTGCGCGAGATCAACTCGAGCGCCTTGGTGGCGCTGCGCCCGCCGTCGTAGGCGACGAGGAAGCGCTTGATCGGCGCGAAGCTGCGGTTTGCGACCATCACGTTGACACGCGACGCACGCACGACACGCTCGATATTCGAACCCAGGTGGCTCTTGGCGAAGTCCGCCGCCGCGCCGCGCTTGCCGACCACCAGGCAGCGCGCGTCCACCTCCAGCTCGTGCAGCGCGTCGAGGAGGTCGCCGTGGCGCAGGCGGCGGTGGACTTCGGGCGCGCCGGCGCCCGTCGCTATGCCGGCCGCCTCGGCGAGGATCGCCTCGCCCATCGCCTCCATCAGCTCGGAACGCTTGCCGTCCACCTCACGGAGCTTCTCCAGAAGCTCGCCGCGGTCCGACTCCTCGAGCAGGTCGCGCGGCGCCTGCTCGCGCCGGCCGATGACGTGGACCAGCTCGACGGGTACGTCGTAGCGCTTGGCGATCCACGCCGAGTGCTCGCACACGCTCGTCGAGTAGATGGATCCGTCGACCAGCGCGACGACTTTGCCGACCGCCATATCGGTCCTCCCCCTGCCGGCGCCAGAGTGCCGCGCCGTGCTTGCCCCGGGCTGCACCGGGCGGCGAACCGCGCGGGGGCGGTGCACAAGCGGGGGTCGATCGGATTAAGGTGCCGCTGAAACAAGAGGGAGGGACATCCGTGAAAGCATTGATCTCGCGCGTGCCGGGG
This portion of the Acuticoccus sp. I52.16.1 genome encodes:
- a CDS encoding VOC family protein; protein product: MHNVIDHVAIGATTLETGAAALREHLGVDIAPGGKHPDMGTHNRLTRTGPGEFLELIAIDPAAPAPAHPRWFALDEAATQARLAAGPAPVSWVVRTDDLERVAALASADIGTPRRLSRGSLTWTLTVAESGIAALGGLVPSFIQWDAEPHPAEAMQDAGLKLAAITLRTPDPDAVRAFLASVEIADLAQVEPAAAPAIALTFQTPDGRTVTLD
- a CDS encoding IclR family transcriptional regulator, which translates into the protein MSKGLLILEALAASPKPLGITELATLLAMNKSNVHRLVSTLRKMDYVVQDPDRTYRASLKLWRLGHALMSHQRIAELCAPAMHGLLAATGETVHLSVLDGARVIQIDKVDGGQALRTYTEQGESAELHRTASGKVLLAYNYDRLRPVAVQALTVHTARTIADAASLDAEVAQILRLGYARHLGEYLPDVAAVAAPVADARGAVIAAITVSGPAQRLTRQRIKDLAPVVVAAGRAASEALGAPAV
- a CDS encoding universal stress protein, yielding MAVGKVVALVDGSIYSTSVCEHSAWIAKRYDVPVELVHVIGRREQAPRDLLEESDRGELLEKLREVDGKRSELMEAMGEAILAEAAGIATGAGAPEVHRRLRHGDLLDALHELEVDARCLVVGKRGAAADFAKSHLGSNIERVVRASRVNVMVANRSFAPIKRFLVAYDGGRSATKALELISRSPLYDHLQLHILTVSGNKAEAEKRLEQAEDALNWSGKVVFDHVDGEPEKAIADYVEDHCIDLLVMGAYGHSRVRNLLVGSTTSQMMLSCKVPVLVVR